A genomic stretch from Arachis stenosperma cultivar V10309 chromosome 3, arast.V10309.gnm1.PFL2, whole genome shotgun sequence includes:
- the LOC130970824 gene encoding GDSL esterase/lipase At4g10955-like, translating into MDFERENFDLSGPLHLTCVQWDNAHHRMSVAASLVQAVYILERDRQEKRKDQNALAPPWWAFFHFQLLRPLVDDVDSSIFGAIFEFKPPLSPRNDTLYRSPRYVIAFRGTLTKQHSVTRDIELDIHFIQQGLHQTSRSTIALNAVRNMVATVGDSNVWLAGHSLGSAMALLTGKTLAQTGTFVESFLFNPPFVSAPIERIKDERVKHGIRFAGSVITAGLTLAMKAKQQQQQPPPQQQLQQGKQPQQQKDLCVASFDALAAWVPGLFVNPSDHICSEYIGYFEHRRKMEEIGAGFIERLATQNSLGGLVMSAFGKESEALHLIPSASMTVNVMPARDFREAHGIHQWWQPDLRLERKLYKYK; encoded by the exons ATGGATTTCGAGAGGGAAAATTTTGATCTCTCAGGACCCTTGCATTTGACTTGTGTCCAATG GGATAACGCGCATCATCGAATGTCAGTTGCTGCTAGTTTGGTCCAAGCTGTTTACATTCTAGAAAGGGACCGGCAAGAAAAACGCAAAGATCAAAATGCTCTTGCACCGCCTTGGTGGGCATTCTTCCACTTTCAGTTGCTTCGTCCACTTGTAGATGATGTTGATTCTTCCATCTTTGGTGCAATCTTTGAGTTCAAACCTCCATTGTCTCCACGTAATGACACTTTATACCGAAGTCCACGTTATGTGATTGCCTTTCGTGGCACTCTAACCAAACAGCACTCGGTTACACGTGACATTGAGCTGGATATCCACTTTATCCAACAAGGTCTTCATCAAACTTCTCGCTCTACCATAGCTCTGAATGCTGTTCGAAATATGGTAGCAACTGTAGGTGATTCGAATGTTTGGTTGGCTGGACATTCCTTAGGATCAGCAATGGCATTGCTTACTGGCAAAACCTTGGCTCAGACGGGCACGTTTGTTGAATCTTTTCTTTTCAACCCACCCTTTGTATCTGCTCCAATAGAGAGAATTAAGGATGAGAGAGTGAAACATGGGATTCGATTTGCTGGCAGTGTGATAACAGCTGGACTCACCCTAGCCATGAAAGCcaagcagcagcagcagcagccgCCGCCGCAGCAGCAGCTGCAACAGGGCAAGCAGCCGCAGCAGCAGAAGGATCTGTGTGTTGCATCATTTGATGCTTTGGCTGCTTGGGTCCCAGGTTTATTTGTGAATCCATCGGACCATATATGCTCAGAGTATATTGGATACTTCGAGCACAGAAGAAAGATGGAGGAAATTGGAGCCGGATTCATTGAAAGGTTAGCCACTCAAAACTCGCTTGGTGGATTAGTGATGAGTGCGTTTGGGAAGGAATCTGAAGCCCTGCACCTCATTCCTTCGGCTTCTATGACAGTTAATGTTATGCCTGCACGTGATTTCCGAGAAGCCCATGGGATTCACCAATGGTGGCAACCTGATTTGCGCCTCGAACGCAAGCTGTACAAATACAAGTAG